The Corallococcus caeni region CCGCATGGGGTCTCCTCGACAGGGACGGTTGAGAAAAGCTTTCCGTGTCCCCTCGAAAATGGGACTCCGGGACGGGAGCGGCAATCGCCGCCGCCCGCCTGCCTGCCGGGCCCGGCCCCTTCAGCGAGGAGCCGTCGGCGGCTGGCCGTCAGGGCTGCCGGGCTTCACCTCCAGCAGCACCATCCCCAGCGCGAGCACCCGGGAGAGCGTCTCGCGCACGGTGTAGCGCCAGGGGGTCGCCCGTCCCTCGTCCGCCGCCACGCCCCACGCGTCGATGCCCACCGAGTTGGCGATGAAGAGCGCCCGAGACAGGTGGAAGCGCTGCGTGACGAGCACCGCCCGGTCCGCGCCGAACACCGAGTGGGCCCTCAGGCAGCTGTCGTAGGTGGACAGCCCCGCCTCGTCGCCCAGCACCGCGTCCTCCGGCACCCCGCGCTCCAGCAGGTAGTTGCGCATGGCCCGCGTCTCGTTGTGGAAGGGCGCGGAGTTGTCCCCGCTCACCAGCAGCGACTGCACCTTGCCCTGCCGCCACAGCGCGATGGCCGCGTCCAGCCGCTGCGCCAGCACCGGGGACGGCACCGCGCCCGGCGCCAGCCCCGCCCCGAACACCAGGGCCACCGGGGCCTCCGGGGCCCCCGCCAGCGGCACGATGCGGCCCTGGTAGCGCAGGCGCACGAAGTGGGACAGGCCCAGCAGGACGGCCACGGCCAGCCCGAGCAGCCCCAGGCCCCTGCGTACCCACACCCTGGTCGTGCCGCCAGCCTTCATGGACCCCGCGAAACAGTCGGAAGGGGCCATTCTCTTCCGTCGCCCCCAGGGGGCAAAGCGCCATGGGCGGCCCGGAAGCGGGAACTGTTCACGCCCGCCCGGCCCCTGAACGGGCTCCAGGGGGGCCCGGTCCGGGGCACCCCGCCGTTGACCGGCCCCCGCCCCGCCTATATAGGGGGCCCGCCGTCCCTCATGGCCAGCCCGGGCTGTCACGGGGCGCGCGCCGCACGTCGTCCTAGAGGAGTTTCCGGTCCATGGCGTCCCTTCGCGACATCCGCAAGCGCATCCGCTCGGTGAAGAACACGCGGCAGATCACCAAGGCCATGAAGATGGTCTCCGCCGCCAAGCTGCGCAAGGCGCAGGACGCCATCCTCGCCGCCCGCCCGTACGCGCAGACGCTGGAGCAGATCATCTCCGAGCTGGCCGTGCGCTCCGCCGACCAGGAGCTGGCGCACCCGCTGCTCGCCTCCCGCCCCATCCGCCGCGTGGAGCTGCTGCTCCTCACGTCCGACCGCGGCCTCGCCGGCGGCTTCAACTCCAACGTCATCCGCCGCGCCAACCGCTACCTGTACGAGAACAGCAACCTCCAGGTGCGCGTCTCCACGGTGGGCCGCAAGGGCAATGACTTCTTCCGCAACCGCGGCCAGTCCATCCGCAAGGACTTCGCCGGCCTGTACGCGACGCTGAACTACCGCTCCGCCGCCAACGTCGCGGAAGAGCTGGCCGCCGCCTTCCTCAACGACGAGGTCGACGCGGTCTACGTCGTCTACAACGAGTTCGTCTCCGCCATCACCCAGAACGTCGTCGTGTCGCAGCTGTTGCCGCTGCAGCCCGCCACGGCGAAGGCCGCCGCCGCGCCCACCCCGGAGACCGTGGCCGCCGCGCCCGCCCTGGTGGACTTCAAGTACGAGCCGTCCCGCCAGGCCGTGCTGGACCGGCTGGTGCCCCAGGCGGTCAACATCAAGCTGTACCGGGCGCTGCTGGAGAGCGTGGCCAGCGAGCAGGGCGCGCGCATGAGCGCCATGGAGAACGCCACCAACAACGCCACGGACATGATCTCCAGCTACACCCTGCTCTACAACCGCACCCGCCAGGCGGTCATCACCAAGGAGCTCATGGAGATCGTCTCCGGCGCCGAGGCCCTCAAGTAGTCCGCCTCCCGTCCGGTCGCACCCCCTCGGCTTCAGACGCTGGGCCCGATGCTTCGCGCTCCCACGAGCGCCGGGCACGGGCCCTTCGCCGTTCCAGGCTCCCCCCTTTGAGGCTCCCCAACGAGCAGGCGCGTCAGAGGGGAAGCGCAAGGGACTGGCGCTGGGGACACCGCTCCGCTAAGCGAGACTTACGTGCGCGGACCCGGGAGGCTTGACCCTGCCGGGCACCCCCCGGTAAAGGGGGCCCGCCCACACCCCTCTTTCGGGGTCGATTTCCTGACGGGCGGCGGCGCCCCGGCCGCTCGCCATACGAGACAAGGCAGAGGAGTCCCATGAGCGCTCAAGTCCCGACGACTGGCAGGATCACGCAGGTTCTCGGCCCCGTGGTCGACGTGGAGTTCCCGCCCGGCGGGCTCCCTGAGGTGTACGCCGCCCTCAAGCTGACCAACCCCAACCTGGGCGCGGAGAAGGACAACCTCACCATCGAGGTGGCTCAGCACCTGGGTGAGAACACCGTGCGCTGCATCGCCATGGACTCCACGGAGGGCCTGGGCCGCGGCATGCCGGTGAGCAACACGGGCGCCCCCATCCAGGTGCCGGTGGGCAAGGCCACCCTGGGCCGCATCATGAACGTCACCGGCGAGCCGGTGGACGAGATGGGCCCCGTGAACGCCACCGAGTACTGGCCCATCCACCGCGCGCCCCCTCCGTTCACGGAGCAGGACGTGCGCGTGCAGATGTTCGAGACCGGCATCAAGGTCATCGACCTGCTCGCCCCCTACACCCGTGGCGGCAAGATCGGCCTGTTCGGCGGCGCCGGCGTGGGCAAGACGGTGCTCCTGCAGGAGCTCATCCGCAACGTGGCCGTGGAGCGCGGCGGCTTCTCCGTGTTCGCCGGCGTCGGTGAGCGCACCCGCGAAGGCAACGACCTGTACCACGAGATGCAGGAGACCAAGGTCATCCAGACCGACAACCTGGAGAAGAGCCAGGCGGTCCTCGTGTACGGCCAGATGAACGAGCCGCCCGGCGCCCGCGCCCGCGTGGCCCTCTCCGCGCTGACCATGGCGGAGTACTTCCGCGACGTGGAGGGCCGTGACGTGCTCCTCTTCGTGGACAACATCTTCCGCTTCACCCAGGCCGGCTCGGAAGTGTCCGCCCTCCTGGGCCGCATCCCCAGCGCGGTGGGTTACCAGCCCACGCTCGCCACGGAGATGGGCGGCCTGCAGGAGCGCATCACCTCCACCACCAAGGGCTCCATCACCTCCGTGCAGGCCATCTACGTGCCCGCGGACGACCTGACGGACCCCGCGCCCGCCACCGCGTTCGCCCACCTGGACGCGACCACGGTGCTCAATCGCTCCATCGCGGAGCTCGCCATCTTCCCCGCCGTGGACCCGCTGGACTCCACCAGCCGCATCCTGTCCGCGGACGTGCTGGGCGCCGAGCACTACGCCGTGGCCCGCCGCATCCAGGGCATCCTGCAGCGCTACAAGGAGCTCCAGGACATCATCGCCATCCTCGGCATGGACGAGCTGTCCGAAGAGGACAAGCTGTCCGTGGCGCGCGCCCGGAAGATCCAGCGCTTCCTGTCCCAGCCGTTCTTCGTGGCCAAGGTCTTCACCGGCCTGGACGGCCGCTACGTGAAGCTCCAGGACACCATCCGCTCCTTCAAGGAGATCGCGGACGGCAAGCACGACGACCTCCCGGAGTCCGCCTTCTACATGGTCGGCTCCATCGAGGAGGCGCAGGAGAAGGCCCGCAAGCTGGCGGCGGCTTAAGGACACCCATGCGCCTGACCGTCGCGCTCGCCCTGCTCTTGTGTGTTGCCGCGCCCTCCGCCCTGGCGGAGGAGCGCGCCAGCCGGGCACGGGTGAGCGCGAACGGGCTCTACAGCGTCCGCACGGTGGACGTGGGCGTGGGGAAGTGCCGGCTGGAGATGCTCAAGGAGAACGGGCCCCTCTGGTCGGCGGACGTGTGCGTGGGGACGGTGGACGACCTGTACTTCGCCTCCAATGACGGGGAGAAGGTCTGGGTGCTCTACCCGCTGGTGGAGAAGGGCAAGCCGCCCCCCGGCAAGAAGAAGACGAAGGGCAGCGGCCTGGCGTGGGCGCGGGTGATGGTGGCGGCCCAGTTCGACCGCACCGGGCAGAAGCTCCAGGAGCGGCGGCTGACGGAGTTGATGACGACGAAGCAGCTGTCGGAAGTGCGGCAGATGGCCCACCACCTCAAGTGGCTGGAGGGCACCCTGGGCATCCCGGGCAAGGGCCCCCGCCTGACGGACGCCGGGGTGTTGGAGTTCGAGCCGGTGGGCGTGAAGACCCAGCGGCTGACTTTCTGATGCGGTAGTGCGGTAGCACGAGGACCTTCATGGCCAAGCTGACTGTCGAGATCGTCACCCCCGAGAAGCGCATCCTGTCCGTGCAGGCCGACGAGGCCATCGTGCCGGGCGGAGAGGGCCTGTTCGGCGTGCGGCCCGGCCACACGCCGTTCCTGTCGCTGGTGGAGCCGGGCACGCTCACCCTCATCGAGGCGGGCAAGCAGGACCGCTACTTCGTGGCCGGCGGCTTCGTGGAGGTGAGCAACGACAAGGTGCTGGTGCTGGCGGACGCCGCCGAGCACGTCACCGGCATCGACGTCGCGAGCGCCCGCCGCCGCATGGAGGAGGCCCAGGCGCGCCTCAAGGACCTGAACAGCGCGGACGCGCGCTACGCGCTGGAGCAGGCCGCGGTGCGCCGTGAGGCCGCGCGCATCGGCGCCGCCGAGTCCCGCTGAGGTCCCGCCCGCGCGTCCTGACCGGGCGCGCGTGAAGCACCGGAAGGGTGGAGCCGCGAAGCCCCGCGACCTGGGGCAGGCGCTCCACCCTTTTCGCGTTCCAGGGGCCGGACGGCGCATGATGCGGCGCTGTCATGAGCGCTCCTGAATCGCCCGTCCTGGAACTGTTCCACCGCATCGCGGATCCGCCGTCCGCCACCGCGCGCCGCTTCGTCACGGACCACGCGCTGGAGGACCGCGTGCGCTTCCGCAACCTCACCTACGAAGAGGTGGAGAAGGACTGGCGCGAGCGCGGCGGCCACACGTCCCCCGCGCTGTGGGACGGCGCGCGGCTGCATCAGGGCGCGGAGGCCGTGGTGGCGCGGCTGCTCGCGGTGGTCAACCTGGGCCGCGACGATTCGTGATCAGCGTGCATGCGCGCGCGTGGACGAAGTGAAGTCGCGCGCGTCAAGGTGAACACCTGAGCCCGTGGGCAGGGCACGCGCACGGCGCCTTGCGCACCCACGCGCGGCCACCCGTGCGTCCCTTTCGTTCCATGCGCAGCATTCGAAGTTGGACATGCACGCGTGCTCGCGCGTTTCAACGGGCTCGCCTGCTTGCTGAAACGCAGCGGGATGCGATAGCTACCGCGCCCCCGGTTGCGCCGTCGTTACGGCGAAGGAGGCGGACAGTGGCGACGCGCGCGGTGCAATCCAGCGGGACCTTTCTTGTCCAGCGCTCCACCGCATCCGTTCCGTGCACGTCAAGGCCCCATGATCGATCCGCCGTCGCGTCGCGCGCCCTCGCAGCGTTCATCTCGGTGCTCGTCCTTGGCTGAGGCTCGGGTAATCTCCGCCCCTCCGATGCCGCTGACTCCCGCAGACCGCCAGGACAGGTTCCATGCGGCATTTCTCGGGCTCGCCATCGGGGATGCGCTCGGCTTTCCGCTGAGGGGCATCCCCCCGGCGAGCCTGGCGCGGCTGCCCGGGCTGGCGGAGGACTTCGCGCCCCGGCCGCGCGGCAAGTTCGCCAAGGGCCAGTTCAGCGACGACACGCAGCTCCTGCTCGCGGCCGCGGAGAGCGTCATCCGCGAGGGCAAGGTGGACGGCCGCAGCGCGGCGGCGCACCTGGCGTGGCTGTGGCAGGAGGGCATCATCCTGCAGCCGCCGCGCAGCCTGTCCGAGGCGCTACAGCGGCTGTCGGGCGGCACGCCGTGGATGAGCGCGGGCGCGCCCCTGGGCACGAAGTGCCCGTCGGTGCTCAGCCGCGCGCTGGTGGTGGGCCTCTTCGAAAGCGGCCAGCGCGCGCGCCTGCCGCACGACGCGGGCGTGCTCACCGTCATCACGCACAAGGACCCCGTCTGCGCCGCCGCCGCGGCCGCGTTCGCGCAGGCGGTGGCGCTGGGCATGGAGGAGGAGGCCCTCACGCCCGCGGCCTTCTGCGAGGCCCTGGCGCTGTCCACCGCCGTGCACGACAAGAACCTGGCGGAGGAGATCCGCCACCTGCCGCGCCTGCTCACCTGGGACACCCAGCGCGCGCTCAACCAGC contains the following coding sequences:
- a CDS encoding ADP-ribosylglycohydrolase family protein, producing the protein MPLTPADRQDRFHAAFLGLAIGDALGFPLRGIPPASLARLPGLAEDFAPRPRGKFAKGQFSDDTQLLLAAAESVIREGKVDGRSAAAHLAWLWQEGIILQPPRSLSEALQRLSGGTPWMSAGAPLGTKCPSVLSRALVVGLFESGQRARLPHDAGVLTVITHKDPVCAAAAAAFAQAVALGMEEEALTPAAFCEALALSTAVHDKNLAEEIRHLPRLLTWDTQRALNQLRKVGVPPSELKGVDGLPCHVVPVLLTSLYATLKVPHDFREAVVMTLRCGGEADVAAALTGALLGAHLGTRAIPARLRKQVLYAENLLDTADRLFRARQVRETLATAIAHQKTRR
- the atpD gene encoding F0F1 ATP synthase subunit beta produces the protein MSAQVPTTGRITQVLGPVVDVEFPPGGLPEVYAALKLTNPNLGAEKDNLTIEVAQHLGENTVRCIAMDSTEGLGRGMPVSNTGAPIQVPVGKATLGRIMNVTGEPVDEMGPVNATEYWPIHRAPPPFTEQDVRVQMFETGIKVIDLLAPYTRGGKIGLFGGAGVGKTVLLQELIRNVAVERGGFSVFAGVGERTREGNDLYHEMQETKVIQTDNLEKSQAVLVYGQMNEPPGARARVALSALTMAEYFRDVEGRDVLLFVDNIFRFTQAGSEVSALLGRIPSAVGYQPTLATEMGGLQERITSTTKGSITSVQAIYVPADDLTDPAPATAFAHLDATTVLNRSIAELAIFPAVDPLDSTSRILSADVLGAEHYAVARRIQGILQRYKELQDIIAILGMDELSEEDKLSVARARKIQRFLSQPFFVAKVFTGLDGRYVKLQDTIRSFKEIADGKHDDLPESAFYMVGSIEEAQEKARKLAAA
- the atpG gene encoding ATP synthase F1 subunit gamma; amino-acid sequence: MASLRDIRKRIRSVKNTRQITKAMKMVSAAKLRKAQDAILAARPYAQTLEQIISELAVRSADQELAHPLLASRPIRRVELLLLTSDRGLAGGFNSNVIRRANRYLYENSNLQVRVSTVGRKGNDFFRNRGQSIRKDFAGLYATLNYRSAANVAEELAAAFLNDEVDAVYVVYNEFVSAITQNVVVSQLLPLQPATAKAAAAPTPETVAAAPALVDFKYEPSRQAVLDRLVPQAVNIKLYRALLESVASEQGARMSAMENATNNATDMISSYTLLYNRTRQAVITKELMEIVSGAEALK
- a CDS encoding SanA/YdcF family protein gives rise to the protein MKAGGTTRVWVRRGLGLLGLAVAVLLGLSHFVRLRYQGRIVPLAGAPEAPVALVFGAGLAPGAVPSPVLAQRLDAAIALWRQGKVQSLLVSGDNSAPFHNETRAMRNYLLERGVPEDAVLGDEAGLSTYDSCLRAHSVFGADRAVLVTQRFHLSRALFIANSVGIDAWGVAADEGRATPWRYTVRETLSRVLALGMVLLEVKPGSPDGQPPTAPR
- a CDS encoding F0F1 ATP synthase subunit epsilon — protein: MAKLTVEIVTPEKRILSVQADEAIVPGGEGLFGVRPGHTPFLSLVEPGTLTLIEAGKQDRYFVAGGFVEVSNDKVLVLADAAEHVTGIDVASARRRMEEAQARLKDLNSADARYALEQAAVRREAARIGAAESR